Proteins encoded by one window of Calidithermus timidus DSM 17022:
- a CDS encoding undecaprenyl-diphosphate phosphatase, with amino-acid sequence MTFWEAILLGVLEGLTEFLPISSTGHLTLAAHLLGIPIESDNFAKSFLIVIQLGAILAVLALYLPRFLRDLEVWKRIAFAFVPTGVIGFGLYHFIKERVLGNDLVVVCALIGVGVALLFVDRWLQGHKKYDDINQMPLAQAALIGVFQGLAALFPGTSRSGATIVGGMLSGLSRRAAAEFSFILAVPTMLAASGYDLLQSASTFPREGFGVMAIGFLAAFITALLTVRWLLGFVSRNTFVPFAIYRIALGLVYAAFFLR; translated from the coding sequence GTGACGTTTTGGGAAGCCATCCTGCTGGGCGTGCTCGAGGGCCTCACCGAATTCCTGCCCATCTCCTCCACCGGTCACCTCACCCTGGCCGCGCACCTGCTGGGCATCCCCATCGAGAGCGACAACTTCGCCAAAAGTTTTTTGATCGTGATCCAGCTCGGGGCCATCCTGGCGGTGTTGGCGCTCTACCTTCCGCGCTTCCTGCGCGACCTCGAGGTCTGGAAGCGCATCGCCTTTGCCTTCGTCCCCACGGGGGTCATCGGCTTCGGCTTGTATCACTTCATCAAGGAGCGCGTCCTGGGCAACGACCTGGTCGTGGTGTGTGCCCTGATCGGGGTGGGGGTGGCTTTGCTCTTCGTCGACCGCTGGCTCCAGGGCCACAAGAAGTACGACGACATCAACCAGATGCCCCTGGCCCAGGCCGCCCTCATCGGCGTGTTCCAGGGTCTCGCCGCCCTCTTCCCCGGCACCTCGCGCAGTGGAGCCACCATCGTAGGTGGAATGCTCAGCGGCCTCTCGCGCCGGGCTGCCGCCGAGTTCTCCTTCATCCTGGCCGTGCCCACCATGCTCGCCGCCTCCGGCTACGACCTGCTGCAAAGCGCCAGCACCTTCCCCAGGGAGGGCTTTGGAGTCATGGCCATCGGCTTCTTAGCGGCCTTCATCACCGCCCTGCTTACCGTGCGCTGGCTGCTGGGCTTCGTCAGCCGCAACACCTTCGTGCCCTTTGCCATCTACCGCATCGCGCTGGGGCTGGTCTACGCGGCGTTTTTTCTGCGATGA
- the ispD gene encoding 2-C-methyl-D-erythritol 4-phosphate cytidylyltransferase, with protein sequence MSLSVLLPAAGSGERLGRGPKAFLEVGGKTLLEHALSAFAWAEEILVALPPGHPQPPRSGVRFVAGGPTRQQSVWNMLREATGDVVLVHDVARPFVVREAVERLLKAVGQTGAATLAIPVPDTLVEERSSSYGAVIPRERYRLVQTPQGFRRELLLEAHREAIRLGQDYSDDAQAVLALGHPVALVEGDRRMFKLTYPEDLELAAGLARTWNC encoded by the coding sequence ATGTCGCTCTCGGTACTCCTTCCCGCCGCCGGTTCGGGCGAACGCCTGGGGCGCGGCCCCAAGGCTTTCCTCGAGGTCGGAGGCAAGACCTTGCTCGAGCACGCGCTCTCGGCCTTCGCCTGGGCCGAGGAAATCCTGGTAGCCCTACCCCCCGGCCACCCCCAGCCCCCGCGCTCCGGCGTGCGCTTCGTGGCTGGAGGCCCAACCCGCCAACAAAGCGTGTGGAACATGCTGCGCGAAGCCACAGGCGACGTGGTGCTGGTGCACGACGTGGCCCGGCCCTTCGTGGTGCGGGAGGCCGTCGAGCGGCTGCTGAAGGCGGTGGGCCAAACGGGGGCCGCTACGTTGGCGATCCCGGTACCCGACACCTTGGTGGAGGAACGCTCCAGCTCCTACGGCGCGGTGATCCCGCGCGAGCGCTACCGGCTGGTGCAGACCCCGCAGGGCTTTCGACGCGAGTTGCTGCTCGAGGCCCACCGCGAGGCCATTCGCCTGGGGCAAGATTACAGTGACGACGCACAGGCCGTGCTGGCCCTGGGCCATCCGGTGGCGCTGGTCGAGGGCGACCGCCGGATGTTCAAGCTGACCTACCCCGAAGACCTCGAGCTCGCCGCAGGGCTGGCCCGCACGTGGAACTGCTAG
- the ispE gene encoding 4-(cytidine 5'-diphospho)-2-C-methyl-D-erythritol kinase, producing MELLAPAKVNLGLSVVGRLESGYHELHTLFAALDLGDRLSVEARPRGIGLEVIGADLPTGADNLAYRAAQAYLEAAGWPGGVWVRLEKKLPLAAGLGGGSSDAATVLLALSRLYPAPLDLPSIARKLGADVPFFLLGGMAEGRGAGERLRPVEVVEAHLVLVNPGIAVSAAAAYGALRPEEWGSELNIGGILEALRLGRDPPYWNSLEAPVFRLEPAIAELKLHLKSVGLRGVLMSGSGSSVFGLAHDADEALFFARELQERFPRFWVRAARTVGSQL from the coding sequence GTGGAACTGCTAGCGCCTGCTAAGGTCAACCTGGGCCTTTCCGTCGTGGGGAGGCTCGAGAGTGGCTATCACGAGTTGCACACCCTCTTCGCCGCGCTGGACCTGGGAGACCGGCTCAGCGTCGAGGCACGCCCGAGAGGGATCGGGCTCGAGGTCATCGGTGCCGACCTCCCCACCGGAGCGGACAACCTGGCCTATCGGGCGGCGCAGGCCTACCTCGAGGCCGCCGGGTGGCCCGGTGGGGTGTGGGTGCGGCTGGAGAAAAAGCTCCCGCTGGCCGCCGGGCTGGGCGGGGGCTCCTCCGACGCGGCGACGGTGTTGCTGGCCCTCTCCAGGCTCTACCCTGCCCCCCTCGACCTTCCCAGCATCGCCCGGAAGCTGGGGGCCGACGTGCCCTTCTTCCTGCTGGGCGGCATGGCCGAAGGGCGGGGCGCGGGGGAGCGCCTACGGCCGGTGGAGGTCGTGGAGGCCCACTTGGTGCTGGTCAATCCGGGCATCGCGGTTTCGGCGGCGGCGGCCTACGGGGCCCTCCGGCCCGAGGAGTGGGGGAGCGAGCTCAACATCGGCGGCATCCTCGAGGCCCTCCGCTTGGGCCGCGATCCGCCCTACTGGAACAGCCTTGAGGCTCCCGTCTTCCGCCTCGAGCCCGCCATCGCCGAGCTCAAGCTCCACCTGAAGTCCGTAGGGCTGCGCGGGGTGCTGATGTCGGGCTCGGGCTCGAGCGTCTTTGGCCTGGCCCACGATGCCGACGAGGCCCTTTTCTTTGCCCGAGAGCTTCAAGAGCGCTTTCCCCGCTTCTGGGTGCGCGCGGCGCGGACGGTGGGAAGCCAATTGTAG
- a CDS encoding thiamine ABC transporter substrate-binding protein, whose protein sequence is MFKKLLLATLTLLGLAQAQQLTILSHESFNLDKKLVAEFEQKNGIKLRFLKAGDAGEMLNKAILSKAAPVADVIYGFDNSQLSLALEADILQPYASPVLPALRPEFVLDRSYRALPVDYGYVALNYDKAYFKDKPLPQSFAELAKPEFAKLLVVTNPATSSPGLAFLLATVKTFGEDGYLDFWASLRDGGVRVEKGWSEAYYTAFSKSGGDRPLVVSYATSPAAELFYSEKKLDEPPTGNLLLPGSSFLQVEFVGILKGTKQPAAARKFVDWLLSRPVQESIPTEMWIYPTRKDAKLPEVFKWAEVPKAPATLEPRSIAQNRERWVSEWTKVVLQGQSPEAVKKGRK, encoded by the coding sequence ATGTTCAAAAAGCTTCTTCTGGCGACGCTGACCCTGCTGGGGTTGGCCCAGGCGCAGCAGCTCACCATCCTGAGCCACGAGAGCTTCAACCTCGACAAGAAGCTGGTGGCCGAGTTCGAGCAGAAAAACGGCATCAAGCTCCGCTTCCTCAAGGCAGGCGACGCCGGGGAGATGTTAAACAAAGCCATCCTGAGCAAGGCGGCCCCTGTGGCCGACGTGATCTACGGCTTCGACAACTCCCAGCTCTCGCTGGCCCTCGAGGCCGACATCCTCCAGCCTTACGCCTCCCCCGTCCTCCCGGCGCTGCGCCCTGAGTTTGTGCTCGACCGGAGCTACCGCGCCCTGCCGGTGGACTACGGTTACGTGGCGCTCAACTACGACAAGGCCTACTTCAAGGACAAGCCCCTACCCCAAAGCTTCGCCGAGCTGGCCAAGCCCGAGTTCGCCAAGCTGCTGGTAGTGACCAACCCGGCCACCTCCTCGCCGGGGCTGGCCTTCCTGCTGGCTACGGTCAAGACCTTCGGCGAGGACGGCTACCTCGACTTCTGGGCCAGCCTGCGCGACGGTGGGGTGCGCGTCGAGAAGGGCTGGAGCGAGGCCTACTATACCGCTTTTTCCAAGTCCGGCGGCGACCGCCCGCTGGTGGTGAGCTATGCGACCAGCCCCGCCGCCGAGCTGTTCTATTCGGAGAAAAAGCTCGACGAACCCCCCACGGGCAACCTGCTCCTGCCGGGCAGTTCCTTCCTGCAGGTGGAGTTCGTGGGCATCCTCAAGGGCACCAAGCAGCCCGCTGCCGCCCGTAAGTTCGTGGACTGGCTGCTCTCCAGGCCCGTGCAGGAGAGCATCCCCACCGAGATGTGGATCTACCCCACCCGCAAGGACGCCAAGCTGCCCGAGGTGTTCAAGTGGGCCGAGGTGCCCAAAGCCCCGGCCACCCTCGAGCCCCGGAGCATCGCCCAAAACCGCGAGCGCTGGGTGAGCGAGTGGACCAAAGTGGTGCTACAGGGACAATCGCCCGAGGCGGTGAAGAAGGGACGAAAATAG
- a CDS encoding ABC transporter permease → MRLSPLLALPVLLFLALALGYPLARVLLLGLGEGLGETLRNPYYWGRLGWSLEYGMASSLLTTLLALPLAYAFRYRFPGREALLSLSTVPFVLPTIVVALGFLALAGPRGLLGLNLQGTPWILLWAAVFYNLGLVLRLLVVLLPGLETPLAAARTLGASPWRAYLRVGIPLLAPGLLAGGGLTFLYTFSSFGLPLVLGGQRYATLEVEIYNLLSYRLAFPEATALALAQLTVSAGVTLLYLWAQARLALSLQPEAGPRPLPRPKAWALALALWLGFALLYAPLLALLLKALQSPSAFTTVWNSDDFTPAGEALWNTLRFAGLTLLLALPIGFLYAYAVWRGEGPHPRRLGPRWLDLTGMLPLLVSPVLVGLGYLLTYPQLSGSLLLLIAAYALLSYPLLSRALLPALRAMPKSALEAARTLGASPWRRLWRVEWPLLQPTLRSGAALTLAAVIGEFGATLILRRPEWTTLSLAIYERLGRPGATPFAEALALSVVLGLLAGGVFYLLDRGRGTVG, encoded by the coding sequence ATGCGCCTGAGCCCTCTGCTGGCCCTGCCCGTGCTGCTCTTCTTGGCGCTGGCGCTGGGCTATCCGCTGGCGCGGGTGCTGCTGCTGGGTCTGGGGGAGGGTCTGGGGGAAACCCTGCGGAACCCATACTACTGGGGACGGCTGGGGTGGAGCCTGGAGTACGGGATGGCCTCGAGCCTCCTCACCACCCTGCTGGCCCTGCCCCTGGCCTACGCCTTCCGCTACCGCTTTCCAGGACGGGAGGCCCTGCTCTCGCTCTCGACGGTACCCTTCGTACTGCCCACCATCGTGGTGGCCCTGGGCTTCCTGGCCCTGGCAGGTCCCCGGGGCCTGCTGGGGCTCAACTTGCAGGGAACACCCTGGATTTTGCTGTGGGCTGCGGTGTTTTACAACCTGGGCCTGGTGCTGCGCCTGCTGGTGGTGCTGTTGCCCGGCCTCGAGACCCCCCTGGCCGCCGCCCGCACCCTGGGCGCATCGCCCTGGCGGGCCTACCTGCGGGTGGGTATTCCCCTGCTGGCTCCGGGATTGCTGGCCGGGGGTGGCCTGACCTTCCTCTACACTTTCAGCAGCTTCGGGCTGCCGCTGGTGTTGGGGGGACAGCGCTATGCGACGCTCGAGGTGGAGATTTACAACCTACTCAGCTACCGCCTGGCCTTCCCCGAGGCCACCGCGCTGGCCCTGGCCCAGCTCACCGTGAGCGCGGGGGTCACGCTGCTGTACCTGTGGGCCCAGGCCCGGCTGGCCTTGTCATTGCAACCTGAGGCAGGCCCCCGGCCCCTCCCGCGCCCCAAAGCCTGGGCGCTTGCGCTGGCCCTGTGGCTGGGGTTTGCCCTGCTCTACGCCCCCTTGCTGGCCCTGCTGCTCAAGGCGCTGCAAAGCCCCTCGGCCTTCACTACCGTCTGGAACAGCGACGATTTCACCCCGGCAGGCGAGGCTTTGTGGAACACCCTGCGCTTCGCCGGGCTGACCCTGCTGCTGGCCCTTCCCATCGGTTTTCTCTACGCCTACGCGGTCTGGCGCGGTGAAGGGCCGCACCCGCGCCGCTTGGGGCCTCGCTGGCTCGACCTGACCGGGATGCTTCCCCTGCTGGTCTCCCCGGTGTTGGTGGGGCTGGGCTATCTGCTGACTTACCCGCAATTGAGCGGCTCGCTGCTGCTGCTGATCGCGGCCTATGCGCTGCTGAGCTACCCGCTGTTGAGCCGTGCGCTGCTCCCGGCGCTGCGGGCCATGCCGAAGAGCGCACTCGAGGCCGCCCGCACCCTGGGTGCCAGCCCCTGGCGCCGTCTGTGGCGCGTGGAATGGCCCCTGCTCCAGCCCACCCTGCGCTCAGGAGCAGCCCTGACCCTGGCCGCCGTGATCGGGGAGTTCGGGGCCACGCTCATCCTGCGCCGTCCGGAGTGGACTACCCTCTCCCTCGCCATCTACGAGCGCCTGGGACGGCCCGGAGCCACCCCCTTCGCCGAGGCGCTGGCCTTGTCGGTCGTGCTGGGGCTGCTGGCAGGCGGGGTGTTCTACCTGCTCGACCGAGGACGGGGCACGGTGGGCTAG
- the fba gene encoding class II fructose-1,6-bisphosphate aldolase — MLVTGMEILSKARKEGYGVGAFNVNNMEFVQAVLEAAEEARSPVLLALSEGAMKYGGKALVTMARELGRDARVPVCIHLDHGSSYESCLKAIQMGFTSVMIDKSHEDTETNIRETKRVVEAAHALGVSVEAEIGRLGGVEEHVVVSAEDAFLTNPEEAKMFMDATGADYLAVAIGTSHGAYKGKGRPFIDHERIKAIAAAVPNPLVMHGASSVPQELVERFRAAGGEIGEAAGIHPEDIQKGIQAGIAKINTDTDLRLGFVAVMREVLGGSAKEFDPRKILGPAREEMKKIVKARMELFGSAGKA, encoded by the coding sequence ATGCTCGTAACCGGAATGGAAATTCTCAGCAAGGCCCGCAAAGAGGGCTATGGGGTGGGGGCTTTCAACGTCAACAACATGGAGTTCGTGCAGGCAGTGCTCGAGGCCGCCGAGGAGGCCAGGAGCCCGGTGCTGCTGGCCCTTTCCGAAGGGGCCATGAAGTACGGCGGCAAGGCCCTGGTGACCATGGCCCGCGAGCTCGGCCGCGACGCGCGGGTGCCGGTGTGCATCCACCTCGACCACGGCTCCTCCTACGAGTCCTGCCTCAAGGCCATCCAAATGGGCTTCACCAGCGTGATGATCGACAAGTCTCACGAGGACACCGAGACCAACATCCGCGAGACCAAGCGCGTGGTGGAGGCCGCCCACGCCCTGGGCGTGAGCGTGGAGGCCGAGATTGGCCGCCTGGGCGGGGTGGAGGAGCACGTGGTGGTGAGCGCCGAAGATGCCTTCCTGACCAACCCCGAGGAGGCCAAGATGTTCATGGACGCCACCGGTGCCGACTATTTGGCTGTGGCCATCGGCACCTCGCACGGGGCCTACAAAGGCAAGGGTCGTCCCTTCATCGACCATGAGCGCATCAAGGCCATCGCCGCCGCTGTTCCCAACCCGTTGGTGATGCACGGGGCCAGCAGTGTGCCCCAGGAACTCGTCGAGCGCTTCCGCGCCGCCGGGGGCGAGATCGGCGAGGCCGCCGGTATCCACCCCGAGGACATCCAGAAGGGCATCCAGGCCGGCATCGCCAAGATCAACACCGACACCGACCTGCGCCTGGGCTTCGTAGCGGTCATGCGCGAGGTGCTGGGCGGCAGCGCCAAGGAGTTCGACCCGCGCAAGATCCTGGGCCCAGCCCGCGAGGAGATGAAAAAGATCGTCAAAGCCCGTATGGAGCTCTTCGGTTCGGCGGGGAAGGCGTAG
- a CDS encoding type IV pilus twitching motility protein PilT: MAEVAPMSSKSTSILEMLKAMVQAQASDIHLQVGAPPTMRVYGKLKPFNNKVMSQGDIETFAKALMTPEQQEELEYRKELDFAFTLPGLARFRCNLLHQRGSMGMVIRVVSEAIPGFEALGLPKEVMESLANQERGLVLVTGPTGSGKTTTLAAMVDYINLHSAKNIITIEDPIEYLHKHKKSLVVQREVGVDTDSFLTGLKYAMRQDPDVILIGEMRDRETVEAAIMAAQTGHLVFSTLHTLDATRTINRIIDFFPPQDHTQIRILLAESLLGILSQRLVPRADGGGRVLALEVLLATPLIRELIKDEHKTPQIREFMSQDNLRGMQTFEQHLSRLYQEGLISLEDAELTATSPHELKLLLTKATGRAY; this comes from the coding sequence ATGGCCGAGGTAGCCCCGATGAGCTCGAAATCCACTTCAATCCTCGAGATGCTCAAGGCCATGGTGCAAGCTCAGGCCTCGGACATCCACCTGCAGGTCGGAGCTCCGCCCACCATGCGGGTCTACGGCAAACTCAAGCCTTTTAACAACAAAGTGATGAGTCAGGGGGACATCGAGACCTTCGCCAAGGCCCTGATGACCCCCGAGCAGCAGGAAGAGCTGGAGTACCGCAAGGAACTCGACTTCGCCTTCACCCTTCCGGGACTGGCCCGCTTTCGCTGCAACCTGCTGCACCAGCGCGGCAGCATGGGCATGGTGATCCGGGTGGTCTCCGAGGCCATTCCCGGCTTCGAGGCGCTGGGCCTGCCCAAAGAGGTGATGGAGAGCCTGGCCAACCAGGAGCGCGGCCTGGTGCTGGTGACCGGCCCCACCGGCTCGGGCAAGACCACCACCCTGGCCGCGATGGTCGACTACATCAACCTCCACTCGGCCAAGAACATCATCACCATTGAAGACCCCATCGAGTACCTGCACAAGCACAAGAAGAGCCTGGTCGTGCAGCGCGAGGTTGGCGTGGATACCGACTCCTTCCTCACCGGCTTGAAGTACGCCATGCGCCAGGACCCCGACGTCATCCTCATCGGAGAGATGCGCGACCGCGAGACGGTGGAGGCCGCGATCATGGCTGCCCAGACCGGGCACCTGGTCTTTTCCACCCTGCACACCCTCGACGCCACCCGCACCATCAACCGCATCATCGACTTCTTCCCCCCGCAAGACCACACCCAGATCCGCATCCTGCTGGCCGAGTCGCTGCTGGGTATCCTCTCCCAGCGCCTGGTGCCCCGCGCCGATGGAGGGGGGCGGGTGCTGGCGTTGGAGGTGCTCCTGGCGACCCCGTTGATCCGAGAGCTGATCAAGGACGAGCACAAGACCCCGCAAATCCGCGAGTTCATGTCGCAGGACAACCTGCGCGGCATGCAGACCTTCGAGCAACACCTCTCCAGGCTCTACCAGGAGGGTCTGATCAGCCTCGAGGACGCCGAGCTCACCGCCACCAGCCCTCACGAGCTCAAGCTGTTGCTCACCAAGGCAACGGGAAGAGCGTACTGA
- a CDS encoding sensor domain-containing diguanylate cyclase → MRSQLFQGWLNGVWARAVLAVGLLSLAAIGGTSISLGELLVALLIAFAQQWINYLYYRRKGVFLDDFVFFVDLVLLAWVLRLAGGSESPLVFIVYIWLYSAIVAGNDRGVRRWEAVPYLGAVAVLGVVGYGHPGYFSYLLAHAVGLTMFALNTRGIHAERYIGERDPLTGVLNRRSGLSRLDDWIRGNKPFVLAFVDLKNFKTINDTYGHTVGDEVLKGVADRLKAAVRREDLVLRYGGDEFVVASASPDLPERLMETFDHPFQTSVGLVEVQGDVGCVQPRRGESLEALLVKADAAMYRMKYTGKLDMRGENVN, encoded by the coding sequence GTGCGATCCCAATTATTCCAAGGCTGGTTGAACGGGGTATGGGCACGGGCGGTGCTCGCGGTGGGGCTGCTGTCCTTGGCGGCCATCGGGGGCACTTCCATCAGCCTGGGGGAGCTGTTGGTAGCACTGCTGATCGCCTTCGCCCAGCAGTGGATTAACTACTTGTATTACCGGCGCAAAGGGGTTTTCCTCGATGACTTTGTCTTCTTCGTGGACCTGGTGTTGCTGGCCTGGGTGCTGCGCCTGGCCGGGGGAAGCGAGAGCCCGCTGGTCTTCATCGTCTATATCTGGCTGTACAGCGCCATTGTGGCGGGCAACGACCGCGGAGTGCGGCGCTGGGAGGCGGTGCCTTACCTGGGGGCCGTGGCGGTGCTGGGGGTGGTGGGCTATGGCCACCCGGGCTATTTTTCCTACCTGCTGGCCCACGCCGTCGGCCTGACGATGTTCGCCCTCAACACGCGTGGGATCCATGCCGAGCGCTACATCGGCGAGCGCGATCCCCTGACCGGGGTGCTCAACCGCAGGTCGGGGCTGAGCCGGCTGGATGACTGGATCAGGGGCAATAAGCCCTTTGTGCTGGCTTTCGTAGACCTCAAGAACTTCAAAACCATCAACGACACCTACGGCCATACCGTGGGGGACGAGGTGCTCAAGGGTGTGGCCGATCGCCTCAAGGCTGCCGTACGCCGCGAGGATCTGGTGCTGCGTTACGGAGGGGACGAGTTCGTGGTGGCCAGCGCCTCGCCGGACTTGCCCGAGCGGCTGATGGAAACCTTCGACCACCCCTTCCAAACCTCGGTGGGGTTGGTCGAGGTCCAGGGGGACGTGGGCTGTGTGCAACCGCGGCGGGGAGAGAGCCTCGAGGCTCTATTGGTCAAAGCCGACGCCGCGATGTACCGCATGAAATACACTGGAAAGCTGGACATGCGCGGTGAGAACGTCAACTGA
- a CDS encoding PLP-dependent aminotransferase family protein: MGSQISWEGRFARRAARITSSTIRELLKMAQQPGMITFSGGLPAPELFPAEAMAEASARLLREKAHQALQYSTTEGYPALREWVAAQLPNTQPDQVLMVSGSQQALDLLGKIFIDPASPVAVESPTYMGALSAFNPYEPEYLSIAMDEEGMVPEALEAVLKRGPRFIYALPTFQNPSGRLMSLERRRKLVELADKYGVPIVEDDAYAELYYGGQKLPTLYTLDQQMRGDGEGNVIYLSTFSKTLAPGLRVAYAVGPRPVIHKLVQAKQGADLHSGSLNQMLVYEMVKYGLEEQLSKIRQTYAARRDVMLEALAQHLPKGIVWNQPKGGMFIWMQLPQRLDAVSLFKKAIEQKVTFVPGQPFHADGSGHNTLRLSFSNAEPELIREGIRRLGRAAEEEMELVK, encoded by the coding sequence ATGGGTTCTCAAATCTCATGGGAAGGCCGCTTTGCGCGGCGTGCCGCACGCATCACCAGCTCGACCATCCGCGAACTCCTCAAAATGGCTCAGCAACCGGGGATGATCACCTTCTCGGGCGGTCTCCCGGCCCCTGAGCTCTTCCCCGCCGAGGCCATGGCCGAAGCCAGCGCCAGGCTGCTGCGGGAGAAGGCCCACCAGGCCCTCCAGTACAGCACCACCGAGGGCTATCCGGCCCTGCGCGAGTGGGTGGCGGCCCAGCTTCCGAACACCCAGCCCGATCAGGTGCTCATGGTTTCGGGTTCGCAACAAGCCCTCGACCTGCTGGGCAAGATCTTCATCGACCCCGCTTCGCCGGTGGCGGTGGAATCGCCCACTTACATGGGCGCGCTCTCGGCCTTCAACCCCTACGAGCCCGAGTACCTGAGCATAGCCATGGACGAGGAGGGGATGGTCCCCGAAGCGCTCGAGGCGGTGTTGAAGCGGGGACCGCGCTTTATCTACGCCCTGCCCACCTTTCAGAACCCTTCGGGCCGCCTAATGAGCCTCGAGCGGCGCAGGAAACTCGTCGAGCTGGCCGATAAATACGGCGTACCCATCGTGGAGGACGACGCTTACGCCGAGCTGTACTACGGCGGGCAGAAGCTCCCCACCCTCTATACCCTCGACCAGCAGATGCGCGGGGATGGCGAGGGCAACGTGATCTACCTGAGCACCTTCTCCAAGACCCTGGCCCCCGGCCTGCGCGTGGCCTATGCCGTAGGCCCGCGTCCGGTAATCCACAAGCTCGTGCAGGCCAAGCAAGGAGCCGACCTACACAGCGGCTCGCTCAACCAGATGCTGGTCTACGAGATGGTCAAGTACGGCCTCGAGGAGCAGCTTTCCAAGATCCGCCAAACCTACGCTGCCCGCCGCGACGTGATGCTCGAGGCCCTGGCCCAGCACCTGCCCAAGGGCATCGTGTGGAACCAACCCAAAGGCGGCATGTTCATCTGGATGCAGTTGCCCCAGCGCCTGGATGCGGTGAGCCTGTTCAAGAAGGCGATAGAGCAAAAAGTGACCTTCGTGCCTGGCCAGCCCTTCCACGCCGATGGCAGCGGCCACAACACCCTGCGCCTGTCCTTCTCCAACGCCGAACCCGAGCTCATTCGCGAGGGAATCCGGCGGCTAGGCCGGGCGGCTGAGGAGGAGATGGAGCTGGTCAAGTAG
- a CDS encoding DUF4388 domain-containing protein: MDGDFSLLGPIDLLQMLSQARQTGVFQVPGGKVFIEEGNPIHAEYRGRSGPDGLYQILALKEGQFRFLRGEVATKESLEGTLDNYLLQALRYLDSRVEIGPFDQLVLADSQRTHSLTLSPDEHKLVMMLSKPISVIDLMGQTGMTFEAIVTLVGHIARLGLVRVIHRTPHTVRMRVEMLLQEGISRIDAILHKAWKRQFGSFDAVEINVDGRNLRIPVEPASGLGARLLVSPEGLMFYNLHVGSEVLVWPAI, from the coding sequence ATGGACGGAGATTTCAGCCTCTTAGGGCCCATCGACCTGCTGCAAATGCTCTCGCAGGCCCGGCAGACTGGAGTGTTCCAGGTGCCAGGAGGTAAGGTCTTCATCGAAGAGGGCAATCCCATACACGCCGAGTACCGTGGGCGCAGCGGGCCGGATGGGCTGTACCAGATCCTGGCGCTCAAGGAAGGGCAATTCCGTTTTCTGAGGGGAGAAGTGGCCACCAAGGAAAGCTTAGAGGGCACTCTGGACAACTATCTCCTGCAAGCCCTGCGCTACCTCGACAGCCGGGTAGAGATCGGCCCTTTCGACCAGTTGGTGCTAGCCGATAGCCAGCGCACCCACAGCCTCACCCTCTCCCCCGACGAGCACAAGCTCGTCATGATGCTGAGCAAGCCCATCTCGGTAATCGATCTCATGGGTCAGACCGGGATGACCTTCGAAGCCATCGTCACGCTGGTAGGGCACATAGCACGGCTGGGCCTGGTGCGGGTGATTCACCGCACCCCCCACACCGTCCGGATGCGGGTAGAGATGCTGCTGCAAGAGGGCATCAGCCGCATAGACGCCATACTGCACAAGGCCTGGAAGCGCCAGTTCGGCTCCTTCGACGCCGTTGAAATTAACGTCGATGGGCGCAACCTACGAATCCCGGTAGAGCCGGCCAGCGGCCTGGGCGCTCGGCTTCTGGTCTCTCCCGAAGGCTTGATGTTCTACAACCTGCACGTAGGCTCAGAAGTGCTGGTGTGGCCTGCAATCTAA
- a CDS encoding tetratricopeptide repeat protein has translation MEELLRQGRYDEAKRQSLLGPKGDEAGLAALLELRSWLRDKRYEMARKSLEKDARFLAPYLNLAEAREALKAFEAEDPVALEPYLDDPHLGAEAYCVLGVIRVREGDTEGARLAFNHSLRLDPGHYRSITNLGNLELEAGRVAEAVSMYEKALQSNPDYPHAHHNLAVAYRRLGRIDKSVHHLKREQRILYRNPARKLTDSGLPRPSPTVLGHLSSRWLLWVVVIVVIYWLLRR, from the coding sequence ATGGAGGAACTGCTCAGACAGGGCCGCTACGACGAAGCCAAGCGGCAGAGCTTGCTAGGGCCCAAAGGCGACGAGGCTGGGTTGGCAGCGCTGCTGGAGCTGCGCTCCTGGTTGCGTGACAAGCGCTACGAGATGGCCCGCAAGAGCCTCGAGAAGGACGCCAGATTTCTCGCCCCTTACCTCAACCTGGCTGAGGCCCGCGAGGCCCTCAAAGCTTTCGAAGCCGAGGATCCGGTGGCCCTCGAGCCCTACCTGGACGACCCACACCTCGGAGCCGAGGCCTACTGCGTGCTGGGGGTGATCCGGGTACGCGAGGGGGACACGGAGGGGGCCCGATTGGCTTTCAATCACTCCCTGCGGCTCGATCCCGGCCATTACCGCTCGATCACCAATCTGGGCAACCTCGAGCTCGAGGCTGGTCGCGTCGCCGAAGCCGTGTCGATGTACGAGAAGGCCCTGCAGTCCAACCCCGATTACCCCCACGCTCACCACAACCTGGCCGTTGCTTACCGCAGGCTTGGCCGCATCGACAAGTCGGTCCATCACCTCAAGCGCGAACAGCGCATCCTCTACCGCAACCCCGCCCGCAAGCTCACCGACAGCGGGCTCCCCCGGCCCAGCCCCACCGTGCTGGGCCACCTCTCCAGCCGCTGGCTGCTGTGGGTGGTGGTCATCGTGGTGATCTACTGGCTGCTCAGGAGGTGA